In one window of uncultured Acetobacteroides sp. DNA:
- a CDS encoding response regulator transcription factor, translating to MIKALILDDEVNCIDTLSLILERKFGTEIRVVAKCTSIPQAMECMELYNPQVVFLDVEMPSGTGFDFLLNIGKHNFHVVFITAHESYALKAIKFNAIDYILKPINLNELEAAVKKIMQKLRTESIINVPEIGNLLDNLRNIKSDSKKVAITGAKQTIFAEIREIIRCEYDDTSTAVYLTDNRIFHSSKTLKDLDEMLSEYNCMRVNVSAIINISHVKAYINGTGGYAVMSDGSKVEISRRRKADFLESTSKM from the coding sequence ATGATAAAAGCATTGATCCTTGACGATGAGGTAAACTGCATAGACACTTTATCCCTAATTCTGGAAAGAAAGTTTGGCACCGAGATCCGAGTTGTGGCGAAATGCACGTCGATACCGCAAGCCATGGAGTGCATGGAGCTGTACAACCCTCAAGTAGTATTTCTGGACGTTGAGATGCCCTCGGGAACCGGCTTCGACTTTCTGCTGAACATCGGGAAGCACAACTTCCATGTTGTGTTCATAACCGCCCACGAAAGCTACGCGCTGAAGGCGATCAAGTTTAACGCCATCGACTACATCCTAAAGCCCATAAACCTGAACGAGCTAGAGGCTGCCGTTAAGAAGATCATGCAGAAGCTTCGCACCGAAAGCATCATCAACGTCCCCGAGATTGGGAACCTGCTCGACAACCTCCGCAACATCAAATCCGACTCCAAAAAGGTTGCGATTACAGGGGCAAAGCAAACCATATTCGCGGAAATAAGGGAGATCATCCGCTGCGAATACGACGACACGAGCACCGCCGTCTACCTCACCGACAATCGGATATTCCACAGCTCAAAAACGCTAAAAGACCTCGACGAAATGCTGTCCGAGTACAATTGCATGCGAGTTAACGTTTCTGCGATAATCAACATCAGCCACGTCAAAGCGTACATCAACGGCACTGGCGGATACGCCGTTATGAGCGACGGATCGAAAGTTGAGATCTCGCGAAGGCGAAAAGCCGATTTTTTGGAGAGCACTTCAAAAATGTAG
- a CDS encoding histidine kinase, translating to MKTPKQKSDYLQHLLDSSFLLKNTSLSALAYSKIASTRYDEAYYHLAVSYYIKSIEYARLVKNYRLIAINYNSIGSSYRQLDDLKNAYINHKKALETATAIGDSRIKGYALNGLGNIHLTLSQPDKAIEIFNESLRIAHSSGNLLGEAINLENIGAAYALKKDHKQAISHYFKSLNINRQLRNKRGIRICYSDICNVFLKINKTDKAIYFAKLALSESGETIPIDSANFYLALARINLAQKEYALCENNALKAAQIGQRIKSKSTAYEAYSFLSSVYKSTNRHTAYLNAYEQTLKFQDSVSREYAQKEIAELQQISEIEKRDTRIKQLITENRIKELERSKSEHSLIIVVLCSTLALLITFIFSRKITSKAIQASNDFELKLLRSQINPHFIFNSLNSIQKFIWSNKPEQASVYLSNFSMLMRKTMESMKKNLTPLSKDIEHLKLYLELEKQRLSNSFEYSISIQHNLDPDNIAIPPLAIQPFVENAIWHGIAPISHECKGEITITCTLDSPFLVARIEDNGVGINQSKSNKSLLAPHESAGMTITAERLKMAHKVSGSRSVNHITITDIAECDPSKHGTIATILIPYEEIY from the coding sequence TTGAAAACGCCTAAACAAAAATCGGACTATCTACAGCACCTACTCGACAGCTCCTTTCTACTCAAAAACACCTCATTATCCGCTCTTGCCTACTCTAAAATTGCGTCAACCAGATACGACGAAGCCTACTACCACCTTGCGGTATCGTACTACATCAAATCTATTGAGTATGCACGCCTGGTAAAAAACTACAGGCTTATTGCCATCAACTACAACAGCATCGGATCATCCTACAGGCAACTCGACGATTTAAAAAACGCTTACATCAACCATAAAAAAGCACTTGAGACTGCGACGGCAATTGGAGACTCCAGAATAAAAGGGTACGCCCTCAACGGGCTTGGCAACATACACCTTACGCTAAGCCAACCTGACAAGGCAATTGAGATATTCAATGAATCGCTACGAATTGCCCACTCAAGCGGAAACCTTCTTGGCGAGGCAATAAACCTAGAAAATATTGGAGCCGCATACGCGCTAAAGAAAGATCACAAGCAGGCAATCAGCCACTACTTCAAATCGCTCAACATCAACAGGCAGCTACGCAACAAGCGAGGTATCCGCATTTGCTATTCTGACATTTGCAACGTTTTCCTAAAGATCAACAAGACGGATAAGGCTATCTATTTTGCCAAGCTGGCGCTCTCGGAGAGCGGAGAAACCATACCTATTGACTCTGCCAACTTCTACCTTGCTCTTGCTAGAATCAACCTCGCCCAAAAGGAATATGCGCTTTGCGAAAACAACGCCCTAAAGGCAGCGCAAATTGGGCAACGCATAAAGTCGAAAAGCACCGCCTACGAGGCCTACAGCTTTCTCTCGTCAGTTTACAAATCCACAAACAGGCACACGGCTTACCTCAACGCCTACGAGCAGACCCTGAAGTTCCAAGACTCGGTTAGCCGAGAGTATGCGCAAAAAGAGATTGCCGAGCTGCAGCAAATATCAGAGATCGAGAAGAGGGATACCCGGATAAAGCAGCTCATCACCGAAAACCGAATAAAGGAGCTAGAGCGATCGAAAAGCGAGCACTCCCTCATCATTGTGGTGCTTTGCTCGACGCTGGCGCTGCTGATCACCTTTATTTTCTCGCGAAAAATCACCAGTAAGGCGATTCAAGCATCCAACGATTTCGAGCTTAAGCTTCTGCGCTCGCAGATCAACCCCCACTTCATCTTCAACTCGCTCAACTCCATCCAGAAGTTCATATGGTCGAACAAGCCCGAGCAGGCATCGGTATACCTGTCGAACTTCTCCATGCTCATGCGCAAAACCATGGAGTCGATGAAAAAGAACCTCACGCCGCTCTCGAAGGACATCGAGCACCTGAAGCTCTACCTCGAGCTCGAGAAGCAACGGCTGTCGAACAGCTTCGAATACAGCATCAGCATCCAGCACAACCTCGACCCCGACAACATTGCCATCCCGCCGCTTGCCATCCAGCCGTTTGTCGAAAACGCGATCTGGCACGGCATTGCACCGATCTCGCACGAGTGCAAGGGCGAAATCACGATAACCTGCACCTTGGATAGCCCCTTCTTGGTTGCACGGATAGAGGACAACGGGGTTGGCATCAACCAGTCCAAGTCGAACAAGTCGCTGCTAGCCCCCCACGAGTCAGCAGGAATGACAATTACCGCCGAGCGCCTTAAGATGGCGCATAAGGTCAGCGGCAGCAGGAGCGTCAACCACATTACGATTACGGATATCGCCGAATGCGACCCCAGCAAGCATGGCACCATAGCCACAATTCTAATTCCCTACGAAGAAATCTACTAG
- the lipA gene encoding lipoyl synthase, translating to MENRQQRLKKPEWLKIKLTEGENYASTSETVKAHNLHTICSSGRCPNIGECWGKGTATFMVLGEICTRSCKFCATHSGRPLPVDREEPSRVAQSVRLMGVKYCVITSVDRDDLPDGGASHWSSVISEVKRVNPNTAVEVLIPDFDGRSDLIDIVLAANPDVVGHNLETVKRLTPSVRSRAQYDVSLKTLSHIAERGAVAKSSLMLGLGETEEEILEAMDDMLAAGCRLLTLGQYLQPTHKHLPVQAYIHPDKFAELKEIALQKGFKYVESGPLVRSSYMAERAYVGMTNSSILP from the coding sequence TTGGAAAACCGCCAGCAACGATTAAAGAAACCTGAATGGCTTAAAATAAAACTTACCGAAGGCGAAAACTACGCAAGCACTAGCGAAACCGTTAAGGCGCACAACCTGCATACGATTTGTAGCAGTGGACGATGTCCAAATATTGGTGAATGCTGGGGAAAAGGCACGGCAACATTTATGGTGCTGGGTGAAATATGTACCCGATCTTGCAAGTTTTGCGCAACCCATTCGGGGCGCCCTCTTCCTGTTGATAGGGAGGAACCATCGCGTGTTGCACAGTCGGTGCGCTTGATGGGGGTAAAGTATTGCGTAATAACATCTGTAGATAGGGACGACCTCCCCGATGGAGGAGCCTCTCATTGGTCCTCCGTGATTTCGGAGGTAAAGCGCGTTAACCCCAATACAGCAGTTGAAGTTCTAATCCCCGATTTCGATGGTCGTAGCGATCTTATCGATATCGTTCTCGCTGCAAATCCCGATGTAGTTGGGCATAACCTCGAAACCGTAAAGCGGCTAACGCCTTCGGTGCGTAGTCGTGCGCAGTACGATGTCAGCCTAAAAACTCTTAGCCACATTGCAGAAAGAGGAGCGGTGGCAAAATCTTCGTTAATGCTAGGTCTTGGAGAGACGGAGGAGGAGATTTTAGAAGCCATGGACGATATGCTTGCTGCAGGCTGTCGGTTGCTAACCCTAGGGCAGTATCTTCAACCAACGCACAAGCATCTTCCTGTTCAAGCCTATATTCATCCCGATAAGTTTGCCGAACTGAAGGAAATTGCGTTGCAGAAGGGGTTTAAGTATGTGGAGAGCGGACCTCTAGTGCGTTCGTCATATATGGCAGAACGTGCCTATGTCGGTATGACAAATTCATCAATTCTTCCTTAG
- the lipB gene encoding lipoyl(octanoyl) transferase LipB, giving the protein MKREVAYVDFGLIDYQEAWDKQRVLFNQLLNRKVHPTEEGHDCFILCEHSHVYTLGKSGVDANLLISDDFLQKIGATYYKIDRGGDITYHGPGQIVGYPIIDLEKFEVSLKDYIHKIEDMIILTIAEYGIVGERLDGATGVWIDSCIPGKARKICAIGVKASRFITMHGFALNVNTNLDYFTYINPCGFVDKGVTSMEVELGRTLDFEEVKKVTAEKFESVFNANLYNSAEVK; this is encoded by the coding sequence ATGAAACGAGAAGTTGCATACGTAGATTTTGGTCTTATCGATTACCAGGAGGCTTGGGATAAGCAGCGAGTTCTCTTTAACCAACTCCTCAACCGGAAAGTGCATCCTACGGAGGAGGGGCATGATTGCTTTATCCTATGTGAACATTCGCATGTTTACACTCTTGGGAAGAGTGGCGTAGATGCTAATCTTCTTATATCCGATGATTTTCTTCAAAAGATAGGGGCAACTTACTACAAAATTGATAGAGGAGGGGATATAACCTATCATGGACCTGGGCAAATTGTTGGTTATCCAATAATAGATCTCGAAAAGTTCGAGGTATCGTTAAAGGATTATATCCACAAAATTGAGGATATGATTATTCTTACAATTGCCGAATATGGAATTGTAGGAGAAAGGCTTGACGGTGCAACTGGAGTTTGGATAGATTCATGCATCCCCGGTAAAGCACGCAAGATATGCGCCATTGGCGTTAAGGCTAGTCGTTTTATTACGATGCATGGTTTTGCCCTTAACGTCAATACTAACCTCGATTACTTTACCTACATAAATCCTTGCGGATTTGTAGATAAAGGGGTGACCTCAATGGAAGTAGAGTTGGGGAGAACGTTGGATTTTGAAGAGGTGAAAAAAGTAACCGCTGAAAAATTCGAATCAGTATTTAATGCAAATTTATATAATAGCGCGGAGGTAAAGTAG
- the recJ gene encoding single-stranded-DNA-specific exonuclease RecJ gives MVKSWVLKEQGNPEIVVNLAASLGIDSVLANLLVQRGVTNFDDAKAFFRPSLSDLHDPFLLADMDKAVERLHSAMFNNERILVYGDYDVDGTTAVALMYSFLRERYPNVSYYIPDRYSEGYGVSFKSIEYAAQNGYTLFITLDCGIKAVEKVAHAKTLGIDFVICDHHFPSEVIPDAVAVLDPKRIDCSYPFGDLSGCGVGFKLLQAYCLKYNIPFSELEVLLDLVAVSIASDIVPVIGENRVLAYFGLKRLNEKPRYGLKSIIKLSGLDHHSIAIDDIVFKIGPRINAAGRMESGKTAVDLLTAPNEEVAKEIADIINECNNDRKNVDRTITLDAFNFIESNPEFAKRKSTVLFNPTWHKGVVGIVASRLIETYYRPTVVLTLSSNGFATGSARSVPGFDLYQAVETCSDLLENFGGHMYAAGLTLKVENVEKFSKRFEEVVSAIIKPEMLVPQIEIDSKLNLEEISPKFYRILKQFQPFGPGNMSPVFLTEEVYDNGDGRKVGTGEEHLKLDLIQENNPYKPIGAIGFGLANHYDNIKNGMALKVCYAIVENHFRGVSTIQLRLKDVKLQSEPL, from the coding sequence ATGGTAAAATCTTGGGTTTTGAAGGAACAAGGCAATCCTGAAATTGTAGTTAATTTGGCTGCATCCTTGGGTATTGACTCTGTTTTAGCCAATCTACTTGTTCAGCGAGGGGTAACCAATTTCGACGATGCAAAAGCGTTTTTTCGTCCATCGTTAAGTGACTTGCACGACCCGTTTTTGCTTGCTGATATGGATAAGGCGGTAGAGCGACTTCATTCAGCAATGTTCAACAATGAGCGAATACTTGTTTATGGCGATTACGATGTAGATGGTACAACTGCAGTTGCTTTAATGTACTCGTTTCTTCGTGAAAGGTACCCTAATGTGTCGTATTACATACCCGATAGATATAGCGAAGGGTATGGTGTTTCATTTAAGAGCATTGAGTATGCTGCTCAAAATGGGTATACCCTTTTTATAACTCTCGACTGTGGCATAAAGGCTGTAGAAAAAGTCGCTCATGCTAAAACGTTGGGAATTGACTTTGTTATCTGCGATCACCACTTCCCCAGCGAGGTTATACCTGATGCTGTTGCTGTACTTGATCCAAAGCGAATCGACTGCTCATACCCATTTGGTGATCTGTCAGGTTGCGGGGTTGGTTTTAAGCTACTTCAGGCATACTGCTTGAAGTATAATATTCCATTTTCGGAATTAGAGGTATTGCTCGATCTTGTGGCAGTGAGCATTGCTTCCGACATTGTCCCTGTGATTGGTGAAAATAGGGTGCTTGCCTATTTTGGATTAAAGCGGTTGAACGAAAAACCACGCTATGGGCTTAAATCAATTATTAAGCTTTCGGGACTTGATCATCACAGTATTGCAATTGACGATATCGTATTTAAGATAGGACCTCGAATCAACGCGGCTGGTCGCATGGAATCTGGTAAAACCGCGGTGGATTTGCTTACTGCACCCAACGAGGAGGTAGCAAAGGAGATTGCGGACATCATCAACGAATGCAATAACGACCGTAAGAATGTCGATAGAACGATTACGCTTGATGCCTTTAATTTCATAGAAAGCAATCCTGAATTTGCCAAACGTAAAAGTACGGTGCTCTTTAATCCTACTTGGCATAAGGGGGTTGTAGGGATTGTAGCGTCTCGCTTAATAGAGACTTACTATAGACCTACTGTGGTGCTTACGCTGTCAAGCAATGGCTTTGCTACAGGTTCGGCTCGAAGCGTTCCTGGTTTTGACCTTTACCAAGCAGTTGAGACATGTTCTGATTTACTTGAAAATTTTGGGGGACACATGTATGCAGCAGGGCTAACGCTTAAGGTGGAGAATGTAGAGAAATTTTCTAAGCGGTTTGAGGAGGTGGTTAGCGCTATTATAAAGCCAGAAATGCTCGTGCCTCAAATTGAAATAGACTCGAAGTTAAACTTAGAGGAGATATCTCCTAAGTTCTACAGAATACTTAAGCAGTTTCAACCTTTTGGACCTGGAAATATGTCGCCTGTTTTTCTTACCGAAGAAGTGTACGATAATGGCGATGGTAGAAAAGTTGGTACAGGAGAAGAACACCTTAAGCTAGACTTAATTCAGGAGAATAATCCTTATAAGCCAATAGGAGCTATAGGTTTTGGACTTGCCAATCACTACGATAATATTAAGAATGGAATGGCGTTAAAGGTTTGCTATGCAATCGTGGAAAACCATTTTAGGGGAGTTTCTACCATTCAACTCAGATTGAAGGATGTTAAGTTGCAGAGTGAGCCGCTTTAG
- a CDS encoding helix-hairpin-helix domain-containing protein: MRRILYLICFSTSITTTQAQVTSHDPVKQIVEYVLNINTDSPSDVEELSNHFEALRSTPICINQPTAQHLEKLLVLSDFQIESITEYVAANGEIKSLNELQYVPGFDTELSELIVPFITLTIPEKKHITLADLQKIRSNYMVRSSYTIQNSRGFNDTSSTHFLGKKSQYALASNISLGKSIFINIHSEKDAGERATINRAYFDSFGGSVMAVEPIKHVSRLIVGDYRINLGQGLLSWSGFSTSKSSDPTLLRRKSSINTFKSFDEINFYRGAAIEVNYKPISIVVAASKRWLDGHPSTTDSLGIVIPTSGLHRNSKELLSRSAVQQQMLASRVSYTYKQSVISLNLFSKETNVSTLSSSEQGASIDFYGKWGKYSTFGEVAVDQNKNIATFIGTTIKLSYQTLLTASYRKYPKSFSIKSNNSFGESSNATNEEGVYLGIKISPRYKYSVLAYVDMFQSPAPKYRVSKPSDGTEAGISLSGIIGSSIESRIRFRYKTKEMDIPQPSGNYALTERVKSYKGDANLRYVPDKKIEFRLSGAISYYATESQSSKLGYLTYADFQFNFDRLPIRLYTRFATFDAPTWDVALYCYENDLPGMYASSSFHQKGSRTYLMLRAKLGKQLSLWLKIAETFYSSTKASIGDGVDKINGNRKTDVRLQATLDL, translated from the coding sequence ATGAGAAGAATCCTCTACCTAATTTGCTTCTCAACCTCTATCACCACCACTCAAGCACAAGTTACCAGCCACGACCCTGTAAAGCAGATTGTGGAATACGTGCTAAATATAAATACAGACTCCCCTTCTGATGTCGAAGAGCTATCGAACCATTTCGAGGCTCTTCGTTCCACCCCAATCTGCATCAACCAACCCACAGCCCAACATCTCGAAAAGTTACTGGTGCTATCCGATTTTCAAATAGAGAGCATCACAGAATACGTTGCAGCAAATGGAGAGATCAAATCGCTTAATGAGCTGCAGTACGTCCCCGGATTCGATACAGAACTATCGGAATTAATCGTCCCATTCATCACCTTAACCATTCCCGAAAAGAAGCACATAACCCTAGCCGATCTACAGAAAATTCGCTCGAACTATATGGTTCGAAGCAGCTACACAATCCAAAATTCAAGAGGGTTTAATGATACATCAAGCACCCACTTTTTAGGAAAAAAATCTCAATATGCACTAGCCAGCAACATTTCTCTTGGGAAAAGCATCTTCATCAACATCCACTCCGAGAAAGATGCAGGAGAACGTGCCACTATCAACAGAGCATATTTCGATAGCTTTGGAGGAAGCGTTATGGCTGTCGAGCCAATAAAGCATGTAAGCCGATTAATCGTTGGCGATTATCGCATCAATCTAGGTCAGGGGCTTCTTTCCTGGTCGGGCTTTTCTACCAGTAAAAGTAGCGACCCTACCCTGCTAAGGCGAAAGTCGAGCATCAACACGTTCAAATCATTTGATGAGATTAACTTCTACAGAGGTGCAGCTATAGAAGTCAACTACAAGCCTATCTCAATAGTAGTAGCAGCATCAAAGAGATGGCTCGACGGGCACCCATCAACTACCGATTCTTTGGGAATTGTAATACCCACAAGCGGCTTACACCGCAATTCGAAAGAGCTGCTAAGTAGATCTGCAGTACAGCAACAAATGCTTGCATCAAGAGTTTCTTATACGTACAAGCAAAGCGTCATCAGCCTAAATCTCTTTTCTAAAGAAACTAACGTAAGCACACTTTCTAGCAGTGAACAGGGGGCGAGTATCGATTTTTACGGGAAGTGGGGAAAATACTCAACTTTTGGCGAGGTTGCTGTTGATCAAAACAAGAACATTGCAACATTTATAGGGACCACCATCAAGTTAAGCTACCAAACACTTTTAACAGCATCGTATCGGAAATACCCAAAATCATTTTCCATAAAATCCAACAACTCCTTTGGAGAAAGTTCTAATGCCACAAATGAAGAGGGGGTATATCTCGGAATCAAAATTTCACCAAGATATAAGTATTCCGTATTAGCCTATGTTGACATGTTCCAATCGCCTGCTCCAAAATACCGGGTAAGCAAGCCATCGGATGGAACAGAAGCAGGCATAAGCCTTTCGGGTATTATTGGATCGTCTATCGAGAGTCGAATCAGGTTTAGGTACAAGACAAAGGAGATGGATATACCTCAACCAAGCGGCAATTATGCGCTTACCGAACGCGTAAAAAGTTACAAGGGTGATGCTAATCTGCGGTACGTGCCCGATAAGAAGATTGAATTTAGACTTAGCGGAGCCATTAGCTACTACGCTACAGAATCACAAAGTTCAAAGCTGGGATATTTAACCTATGCCGACTTCCAATTCAACTTTGACAGATTGCCTATTAGGCTCTATACTCGATTTGCAACCTTCGACGCTCCCACTTGGGATGTTGCCCTTTACTGCTACGAAAATGATCTACCAGGAATGTACGCATCGTCCTCTTTCCACCAAAAAGGGAGCAGAACCTATTTGATGTTACGTGCAAAACTAGGGAAGCAGCTTAGCCTGTGGTTGAAAATAGCAGAGACATTTTACTCATCAACAAAAGCAAGCATAGGAGATGGAGTAGATAAAATTAACGGGAATAGGAAAACAGATGTAAGATTGCAAGCCACCTTAGATTTGTAA
- the purE gene encoding 5-(carboxyamino)imidazole ribonucleotide mutase has translation MQPKVSIIMGSTSDLKIMEEAAKFLNEMQIPFEINALSAHRVPEMVLDFAKNAHTRGVKVVIAGAGGAAHLPGVIAALTPLPVVGVPIKSSNSIDGWDSILSILQMPSGIPVATVALDGAKNAAILAAQIIGTGDASIFEKIKVFKADLANKISSANNELAKVKYDYKTN, from the coding sequence ATGCAACCAAAAGTAAGCATCATCATGGGGAGCACTTCCGACCTTAAGATTATGGAAGAAGCAGCAAAGTTCCTAAACGAAATGCAAATCCCGTTCGAAATAAATGCATTATCAGCACATCGCGTACCCGAGATGGTACTAGACTTCGCCAAGAATGCCCACACCCGAGGCGTAAAGGTTGTTATTGCAGGTGCCGGTGGCGCAGCTCATCTTCCAGGGGTTATTGCAGCCCTCACGCCGCTTCCAGTAGTTGGGGTTCCCATCAAATCCTCCAACTCCATAGACGGCTGGGACTCTATACTCTCAATCCTTCAAATGCCCTCAGGCATTCCCGTTGCAACCGTAGCTCTTGACGGGGCTAAGAACGCAGCCATACTTGCCGCTCAGATTATTGGCACAGGAGATGCCTCCATTTTTGAAAAAATTAAAGTTTTCAAGGCAGATTTAGCAAACAAAATAAGTTCTGCCAACAACGAGCTTGCCAAAGTAAAATACGACTACAAAACGAATTAA
- the hpt gene encoding hypoxanthine phosphoribosyltransferase: MERIKLHDKVFEVSIPSDRIQEAVRNVANQINSEYTDADCPIFLSVLNGSFMFAADLIKNINFQCEISFTKLASYNGTSSTGKVNELIGLTKSLKDRVVIIVEDIIDTGTTLEKLLEVVGAQEPREVKIATFLFKPDAYKKDLKIDYVAMEIPNDFIVGYGLDYQELGRNYKSIYTVVE, translated from the coding sequence ATGGAACGTATTAAACTTCACGATAAAGTTTTTGAGGTGTCAATCCCATCGGATCGAATTCAAGAGGCTGTTAGGAATGTTGCAAACCAGATTAATAGTGAGTATACCGATGCCGATTGCCCCATCTTTCTAAGCGTCTTAAATGGCTCGTTTATGTTTGCGGCTGACCTGATTAAGAACATCAACTTTCAATGCGAAATATCGTTTACCAAGCTGGCTTCGTACAATGGAACGTCATCTACCGGTAAGGTGAACGAGCTGATTGGGCTAACGAAGAGCCTTAAAGATAGGGTCGTGATTATTGTTGAAGATATTATCGATACAGGAACTACCCTAGAGAAATTGCTGGAGGTGGTAGGCGCTCAGGAGCCTAGAGAGGTGAAAATTGCAACGTTCCTCTTTAAGCCCGATGCCTATAAGAAGGATCTGAAAATAGACTATGTGGCGATGGAGATCCCCAACGATTTTATCGTAGGGTATGGGCTGGACTACCAAGAGTTGGGTAGGAACTACAAGAGCATTTACACGGTAGTAGAATAG
- a CDS encoding adenylate kinase, with translation MLNVVLFGAPGAGKGTQADLLAKEFGLIHLSTGDMLREEIAKGTELGMRAKSIEGGNFAPDEVVITLLENAVRENRHGNGFVFDGFPRTIAQVDVLDVILASVGSSVTMMVSLDVAESELVQRLLKRGEESHRLDDRNIDIIKKRIGIYHERTEAVMDLYKLAGKYHAVDGIGTLDEILNRIKEQVGVAASK, from the coding sequence ATGCTAAATGTTGTCCTATTTGGAGCTCCTGGTGCCGGTAAGGGTACGCAGGCAGACCTGCTTGCAAAAGAGTTTGGGTTGATCCACCTGTCTACCGGTGATATGCTCCGCGAGGAGATCGCCAAGGGGACGGAGCTGGGGATGCGCGCAAAAAGCATCGAGGGCGGGAATTTTGCCCCCGACGAGGTGGTGATTACGCTGCTTGAGAACGCGGTTCGGGAGAATAGGCATGGTAACGGCTTCGTTTTCGACGGATTTCCGCGTACCATTGCTCAGGTGGATGTGCTGGATGTCATTCTTGCATCGGTAGGCTCGTCGGTAACCATGATGGTGTCGCTTGATGTTGCCGAGAGCGAGCTGGTGCAGCGCCTGCTGAAGCGCGGCGAGGAGAGCCATCGGCTGGACGACCGAAACATCGATATCATAAAAAAGCGTATTGGAATCTACCACGAGCGAACCGAGGCCGTAATGGACCTCTACAAACTTGCCGGGAAGTACCACGCGGTGGACGGCATCGGAACCCTCGACGAGATCCTTAACAGGATTAAGGAGCAGGTAGGTGTGGCCGCCTCGAAATGA
- the obgE gene encoding GTPase ObgE — protein sequence MQSNFVDYVKVFLRSGNGGAGSSHFRREKFVEFGGPDGGDGGIGGSIILRGSHQHWTLIHLKYRKHIIADNGDCGHGQRRSGKAGTDVILEVPLGTIARDAETGEVLLEVTEDGEEKVLAPGGIGGLGNWHFRTATNQAPRYSQPGMPGIEGWFILELKILADVGLVGFPNAGKSTLLSAISAARPKIADYAFTTLEPNIGIVEYRDGKSFVMADIPGIIEGAHEGRGLGLRFLRHIERNSMLLYMVPADSKNIHEEYNVLVNELKMYNPELLDKKRILAITKSDMLDEELMAEIEGDLPNIPHVFISSVVGYHLMELKDMIWKQLNNE from the coding sequence ATGCAATCTAACTTTGTAGATTACGTTAAGGTCTTTCTGCGCTCTGGTAATGGTGGCGCTGGTTCTTCGCACTTTCGTCGCGAGAAGTTTGTTGAGTTTGGTGGTCCCGATGGCGGCGATGGCGGCATTGGGGGGAGCATCATCCTTCGTGGTAGCCATCAGCACTGGACGCTTATCCACCTAAAGTACCGCAAGCACATCATTGCCGATAATGGCGATTGCGGCCACGGGCAGCGCCGTAGCGGTAAGGCCGGCACCGATGTGATTCTTGAGGTGCCGCTTGGCACTATTGCCAGGGATGCCGAAACCGGCGAGGTGCTCCTTGAGGTAACCGAAGATGGCGAGGAGAAGGTGCTTGCCCCAGGCGGGATAGGCGGCTTAGGGAACTGGCATTTTAGAACGGCAACTAACCAGGCGCCCCGCTACTCGCAACCCGGTATGCCGGGAATCGAAGGCTGGTTTATCCTTGAACTTAAGATTCTGGCCGATGTGGGGCTCGTTGGATTCCCCAATGCCGGAAAGTCGACGCTGCTTTCGGCAATATCAGCGGCGCGGCCTAAGATTGCCGACTACGCCTTTACCACCTTGGAACCCAACATCGGAATTGTGGAGTACCGCGACGGCAAGTCGTTTGTGATGGCCGATATTCCGGGGATCATCGAGGGGGCCCACGAGGGGCGCGGCCTTGGGCTTCGCTTCCTGCGCCACATCGAGCGGAACTCCATGCTCCTTTACATGGTGCCTGCCGACAGTAAGAACATCCACGAGGAGTACAACGTGCTGGTAAACGAGCTGAAGATGTACAACCCCGAGCTGCTCGACAAGAAGCGCATCCTGGCCATCACCAAGTCGGATATGCTCGACGAAGAGCTGATGGCGGAGATCGAAGGCGATCTGCCCAACATCCCACATGTCTTTATCAGTTCGGTGGTGGGGTACCACCTGATGGAGCTGAAGGATATGATCTGGAAACAACTTAACAACGAGTAG